Proteins encoded in a region of the Halobacteriovoraceae bacterium genome:
- a CDS encoding J domain-containing protein has product MDRIIEFLSYTLPIVFFTFIFSKVIATIIQQIYEKKINKKKDHKINLDVMIENQKKLMQSQNTNMPEFKNTKQKETKKYMYEIQEIYNSRLKSISPLEDKQEFQDIAEFLKAIDDLAWGGGEFYTAILKQLKNKYFLEVDIPNITSLFRLVITGNDILQLKNLRQLPSTDHFRKLICANCILESFYDSDLSEYFIEQIAKKLSTLPATLKKCIVKFKEKKEKIIIFSFIDKSSLYTPKELFSELEKLCRFEEVLIELPELNNKNDITTAKEIFKIKNDIPDKKELKKIYLKLAKKYHPDSLDINLKNEETSKVSQKNFQKLKDAYEILKSSYQKNS; this is encoded by the coding sequence ATGGATAGAATCATTGAGTTTCTTAGTTATACACTCCCTATTGTTTTTTTTACTTTTATTTTTTCAAAAGTAATCGCCACGATAATACAACAAATCTATGAGAAAAAAATCAACAAGAAAAAGGATCACAAAATTAATTTAGATGTAATGATTGAAAACCAAAAAAAGCTGATGCAGTCACAAAATACAAATATGCCAGAGTTTAAAAACACAAAACAAAAAGAAACTAAGAAATATATGTATGAGATTCAAGAAATTTACAATAGTAGATTAAAATCGATTTCTCCATTAGAAGACAAGCAAGAGTTTCAAGATATTGCTGAGTTTCTAAAAGCAATTGATGATTTGGCATGGGGGGGGGGTGAATTTTATACAGCGATCTTGAAACAGTTAAAAAATAAATATTTTTTGGAAGTAGATATTCCAAATATTACAAGTCTTTTCAGATTAGTCATTACTGGAAATGATATTTTACAACTAAAAAATTTGAGACAACTTCCTTCAACTGATCATTTTAGAAAACTAATTTGTGCAAACTGTATTTTAGAATCATTTTATGATAGTGATTTATCTGAATATTTCATTGAGCAAATTGCTAAAAAACTTTCAACTCTTCCTGCAACACTAAAGAAATGTATCGTCAAATTCAAAGAAAAAAAGGAAAAGATTATAATATTCTCATTTATTGATAAATCCTCCCTTTATACTCCTAAAGAATTATTTTCTGAACTCGAAAAATTATGTCGTTTTGAAGAAGTCCTCATCGAACTTCCTGAGCTAAATAATAAAAATGACATAACGACTGCTAAAGAAATATTTAAGATTAAGAATGATATACCTGACAAAAAAGAGCTAAAAAAAATATATCTCAAACTTGCTAAAAAATATCATCCAGATAGTTTAGATATAAATTTAAAAAACGAAGAAACCTCAAAAGTATCCCAAAAAAATTTCCAGAAATTAAAAGATGCTTATGAAATTCTTAAAAGTTCTTATCAAAAAAATTCGTAA